The following are from one region of the Megachile rotundata isolate GNS110a chromosome 15, iyMegRotu1, whole genome shotgun sequence genome:
- the Rbm13 gene encoding RNA-binding motif protein 13 gives MQHDDVVWSVINKSFCSFKVNTKTQRFCRNEYNLTGLCSRASCPLANSQYATIREENGIIYLYMRTAERIHFPKNAWEKVKLSRNFEKAIQQINENLLYWPGFIKAKCKQRFLKITQYLIRMRKLRLRRQKQIVPIQRKIERRERRREEKALIAAKLETSIEKQLMERLKQGMYNDIYNFPQRVFDKAVEAVEVEGESEAESEAEEELAQEIEREVELELEADEREKERNEPHYVEADTDEEDDEDDFDIEEVSIDEDSDSGQKEEVILSDNFESETSDIEDLVPSTSKKAKHRVIKKVKTQKRSRPRVEIEYEMEEEVRQKELA, from the exons atGCAGCATGATGAC gTTGTTTGGAGTGTTATTAACAAGTCCTTTTGTTCCTTCAAAGTAAa cacAAAGACTCAGAGGTTTTGTCGCAATGAATATAATCTCACAGGTCTATGTAGTAGAGCGTCTTGTCCACTTGCGAATAGTCAGTATGCTACAATTAGAGAAGAAAATGGTATTATATACTTGTATATGAGGACAGCTGAAAG AATACATTTTCCAAAAAATGCCTGGGAGAAGGTTAAGCTttccagaaattttgaaaaagctaTACAACagattaatgaaaatttattatattggcCTGGTTTCATTAAAGCAAAATGTAAACAGAGATTTCTAAAAATTACACAGTATCTAATACGTATGAGAAAATTACGATTAAGGAGGCAAAAACAAATTGTACCAATTCAAAGAAAGATTGAGAGGAGAGAAAGGCGAAGAGAAGAAAAGGCTCTTATCGCTGCTAAATTAGAAACATCGATAGAAAAGCAACTTATGGAAAGATTGAAACAAGGCATG tataatgatatttataatttccCACAAAGAGTATTCGATAAAGCTGTGGAAGCTGTTGAAGTTGAAGGTGAAAGTGAAGCTGAGAGTGAAGCAGAAGAGGAACTAGCCCAAGAAATTGAAAGAGAAGTAGAACTGGAATTAGAAGCAGATGAaagagaaaaggaaagaaatgaGCCGCATTATGTAGAAGCAGACACAGATGAAGAGGATGATGAAGATGATTTTGATATTGAAGAAGTGTCCATT GATGAAGATAGTGATTCAGGACAAAAGGAAGAAGTTATATTATCTGACAATTTTGAGTCTGAAACGAGTGATATTGAG GATCTAGTACCTTCTACCAGTAAAAAGGCAAAACATCGAGTCATCAAAAAAGTTAAAACACAAAAGAGATCACGTCCGAGGGTTGAAATCGAATATGAAATGGAAGAAGAAGTACGACAAAAAGAACTGGCATAG